Below is a genomic region from Carassius carassius chromosome 50, fCarCar2.1, whole genome shotgun sequence.
cgctttaaacaaaatacattgcgtcaaagcaactgaacaacattcattaggaaaacagtgtcaataatgcaaaatgatagttaaaggcagttcctcattgaattcagtgatgtcatctctgttcagttaaatagtgtctgtgcatttatttgcaatcaagtcaacaatatcgctgtagatgatgtgaccccaactaagcaagccagaggcgacagcggcaaggaaccgaaactccatcggtgacagaatggagaaaaaaaccttgggagaaaccaggctcagttggggggccagttctcctctgaccagacgaaaccagtagttcaattccaggctgcagcaaagtcagattgtgcagaagaatcatctgtttccagtggtcttgtcctggtggtcctctgagacaaggtctttacaggggatctgtatctggggctctagttgtcctggtctccgctgtctttcagggcagtagaggtcctttctaggtgctgatccaccatctggtctggatacgtactggatccgggtgactgcagtgaccctctgatctggatacagactggatctggtggctacggtgacctcggaataagagagaaacagacaaatattagcgtagatgccattcttctaatgatgtagcaagtacatagggtgttatgggaagtgttcctggttccggtttacctaattaatgcagcctaaaaatcctttaatggatttggatattaaaagcatattagtatgttatgtgtaagacaggttaaagagatgggtctcaAATCTGTGTTACTTTCATATCAACACTTGATCACATGAGGGAAGCCAAATTTCCTGCCACAAATGAGTGGCGTTCATTCTTAGAGGAAGTGTTTATGCCTGCTCCTACATCACCATGGGCTCACATGATACCAACCCTTTATACTTTTCTCCTGTTCATAGCCttaactttatttcttttaagcACTTGTTATGCCAGATGTTTTGTAAATCCTACTGTACAAATTACCTTCATCTCAACACCTGATgactaaataaatgaatagatttAACAAGGTCTTGGAAACATTCCtctgagattttggtccatattgacatgatagcatcacgcatcATAATGTGAATCTCTCGTTCCTCCAAATCCCAAAGTTGCTCTATTGGATTAAGATCtgttgactgtggaggccatttgagtaaagtgaactcattttaATGTACAAGAAACCAGTctaagatgatttgagctttgtgacatggtgaattatcctgctggaagtagtcaTCAGAAGAtaggtacactgtagtcataaattGATGGACATGTTCAGCTACGGcactcaggtaggccgtggcatttaaaaaatgctcaattggtactaaggagcccaaagtgtgccaagaaaatatcccccacaccattacaccaccaccagcagcctgaccgttgagacaaggcaggatggatccatgctttcatgttctttataccaaattctgaccctaccatctgaattttGCAGCAGAAGTCCATACTCATCAGACAACGTtattttccaatcttctattgtttAATTTTGGTGAGCCTTTTGGTGTAGCCTCAGTTTCCAGTTCTTAGCTGATAGGAGCGTTGTTCAGAGATAGTATTCTGccttggttgtaacaagtggttatttgagttactgttgcctttctataatCTATAAAATCTATAATAACCAGTCTgctcattctcctctgacctgtgacatcaacaaggcatttttgttctcacaactgccactcactgaatattttctgtatttcggaccattctctgtaaaccatagagatggttgtgcatgaaaatcccagtagatcagcagtttttgaaacacttagaccagcccgtctggcaccaacaacccaCTTCAACTTTCAAAACTTAAATCTCCTTTCTTCCctacccacatagcaaatgtctcctggcccagatctgggccacacaatgacttttccctcTGCCGAAGTACAGCAAAGAATGACAGCCCAGAAGTGGCCCaaaactggattaaagactcaggccacacatgggccataactggcctgaatctcagccagttaatcagccttagctggcTCTGATCTGGgtcaaaacaggttttattattggtgccaattctcagccttaagtaaaccagaatccccaaatctgagccacacctgagccttatataggCCCATATCCAGCCCGAATGGATTTCACACGGGCcatatgtgggccagatctgggccaacactatattgctgtctgggaattttaatatttcatgttattaacttgtatattactatgatcgcaattattcattttgtgacatgctttaatgtagacacaaactatgccaataaagtacattaaacttaatagaaaatcagacttaaaacccacacatcatgtaactgtgcaataaaaaacgTATTGCATTGGCTTTTctatttacttttataaagaataaatcaaccaataaaaagtgagtgtataaagtatacagtctataagagaaatGTAAcagatacactgtaaaaaatctaatgagctatttacttaaaaaatgtaggtaacaatattacacataatatttttgagtagtttttcaggcttgatttttttaatggcatctacctgaataaatcatgtgaaatctCCTAAATTAATGAATCTATGacacaatacattttatataattagggaaatgtgctcatttattttaagtttattctcaaaagtctgtgattttaaatgaggtatgtttgtattttgttattttatttacaagAGTCTATACAGCCAATCACATCAAGTAGGAAAATACTTGAGAAATACTGGAAAGTACTGCACTAGCAAAGCTACTGCTCATTAAACAAGGTTTAATGCCTTAGAAGAATAGTATCCATACCCACAAGCTCTACTCTTCAGCACAGTGGTAACAACTGCACTGTGCAATGGAAACTTCAATGTTACAGAAACTCTTACAAAGGTCAAATgtaactgaacattaaacattaatagatgcttcctttcacccaaaaatataaagtagcatttaatttcaaaatttactctccatatccagccatatgcaaagaatgctgggaactaacagtcactcctaaaataaaactgcaaaactgagctaattctcttaaaataaataggcagccttctttccttaattattttagtttaatcagtTCCTCAATTCAAGCACCAAAACTGCTTAAGTTTCCTTAAAAAAATGAGGGAAACACATATcttggttttatttattaaaaattcctcattcttttctatacaacactgaatcataatttctttaatgaaatccacacattatttttaattatcaccttaatttttttaatgaaaattacaagacTCATggttcactttttacagtgtaggcacatgtaacttaatcataataatttattacagatgtgacaaagagcagtaccacagtagtccaaatgacgatgcattgcagttgcagtccactctggcagaatataatagtagtgtgaggaacagggcataatttaagttgttaaagctgaaaatactatcccgatccactccATCAagaccaggggggcagggtttcatatttttttgaaacacccctgggcgccgccgttggctagcggacccccacctgctgttagcattcattgactcccattcattttggcgtcactttgacagcgaataacttctgaggcgtttaaagactccatttgtccattcattatttctaaagaaacacgaaaatgtataaaaggccccattaccttgtatttTACCTTATGGCCCCGTAGagacagtttttgtaaaaataggctaaccattgcatcataacctgcgactctctgtcgcacagtagagaaattaccgtatggacaggaggagaagctcgcaggcaatctttaactgtctatgaggcaatcggggggggggacatggaggcatgaagtcaagggagaagccatagagagtccataaaagcaactggacaaaattattcaacaacgcctgcaagattcggtgggtgattcagatttctcttggcacagcgattagaagacttacaattgtcagacaggttgctcacgtgacatctacgtcatcaagctcagtttgagtctgcgcaatatgctcgacccccaggaagtgcgtgcttctaattgacttcacttgtctccattgaatccaatggggtcgctgtgtacTGCACAGTTTCATactgagcttgatgacatagatgtcacgtgagcaacatgtaagtcttctaatcgctgtgccaagagaaatctgaatcacccaccgaatcttgcagagaaggcgagcgtgaacaggagcaaattttggtaagtattctgattaattatctcccttgacttcatgcctccacatcCCCACGATTGCCTcatatttctctactgtgcgacagagagtcgtaGGTTATGACGtaatcattagcctattttttacaaaacctgcttctacgggaccataacgtaagatacaaggtaatggagcattttataaattttcgtgtttctatagaaataattaatggacaaatggagtctttaaacgcctcagatgtaaagttattcgctgtcaaagcaACGCCAAAATGAAtaggagtcaatggaatgctaacagcaggtgggggtccgctagccaatggcggcagaggtgcttcaaaaaaatatgaaaccctgcccccctggtcaAGACGagcgtttctcattcaaaacacgcatcaccggaAACGTGGCATGTCACAATCTATGACAAAACCGGAaagagccaatgagcgtttgatatcgctgccgtaaaacttgttgtaaaacttcttaacgacacatttttaaatagttactatagctacagaggaaggagatacatattGCCAATGAATgtggtttgaatttggatctgttcctcacaccaagtatcaaatggatacaggatttaaataaaaataaaatactttcatgatcattttatttaatgcttgtgcatgacagcatactaatacaaatgatgtgcccccactatctattatagatcagtgtgtgtcccatagtaaaccaaataaatattacatgataatggttaaatactctctctctctctctctctctctctctctctttcttttcatgtaaggattctaagattatttgtaccaagaataataatataacatttaattaaattataattaagtgcagtttaatgcacttgactgatttgcttaatttttaaattataatattttattctgttttgacttgccatttcaaaaacaaaattttaacaatactacacttcattaaaatgtatgtgatcatttaacaattaacatgcaatattgtattaaaTTTTATCTTGCTTATCATGGgtcataatatgctgccagatcttagcctgatttgggccacatattatcacctgactgatctgggccacactcctcccatcaacaatcggccctcatattgtttgccggatccccgccgtgccgtcattccactgtcgggccagtgcgaccCAGGGGttaaagcgggccgggcggggctcatagcctcgggccagtaacaccgaggccagaatagcgcagggtttccacagtggagcctgaagctccgctgcgcgtcactaaaacacgccctttacacgcctctcagaacaacgtcacgcaatctcatcatttcaccaacaaagagttatcagaaaactaagaaataagtcactggaacatgcgcgatcacaaaacgaacatgataaaagcggccgtttgttagcatgctttgttatatattcaaattcaaaagcatcaatgttttaactatagaataagtgatagcctacattgatcatattgatttaatttatcaggactcacaattaatcacacataaatacacttatttctattttatttatttttaacgcttatgaaaatagcctgcttattcagtcgagtctgtttctgtttatttgtagccacagtaacctatgtcacatttagaatgaaatatctctatttttataaaagctcccgaacaaaaaacattaggctattatatttttttatgatgagcTAAACTCACGAAACGAGatgacagataaaatgttacttaataaatacacaattgtgatagagaataagaagctgacgtcggatttatccaagcggtcatatttaccatgtttactatggtaaggttaatgtttagcgtgcattagtcttttacatcgcttataaatatttctgccttgtttagtggttataatccacatcggatcaagttatttcaaacacttgctgctaactaagagtgagttttgagctcaacttattttaaaaagtctttaataccggtgttaaagctgttatctttctgaaatgatccgcagtgctgagctctctagacgcggagaaactccgcctttgttcatactATGCTATGCTATGTGGGTAGACGCCTAAATGCAtcgagttgctgccatgtgattggttgattatcaGTTTGTTTTACCAAGCAATTTGACGGGTGAGTGTATAGTCCTTATtcagattcatattttatattgctTGCAATAAAATCAGCATTTAACTTGTTATTTCAGCTAAGTGTCCAGAAAACAGTTTAtgtactaaaattaaataaaattaaaatgacactaaaagaaataaatgaataaatatcatCACAACTATACGTAATATATCCACCATCGTCATGTAGCCTGATGAAACGTTTGTTAAAGAGCGACCTCTGCCGAGCAATTGCCAGAACAAATCTCAAGGCAAATAAATTTTTGGAATGACATtgaatcattttacattttttcaataattattttcctgtttatcccTGTAAAGCTGCTCTCAAACAGCCTTTgatgtattgtataaagcgctagaTTGACACAACATTGGCTCTCCTTTACTTAGATTTACTTTAGTAATATAGCTACGTTCTATATATTAAATTggcttgattattattattgttgttgttggcaTGCGAAAACAAAATAACTCATCATAACTGTCTGGAGACCGTAAAAGCATCTCAAATACCATGTGAGGCTGCATTTCCTTGTTCCATCTATGCTTCGCACCGACGCTCGAGAAGGTTCTGGAGCGCGAGGCGTTATATAAGAGCGACAGCGCGCGCGGCGCTCGGGCAGAAGAACAACAGAACAGTCACACAAGCAGAGAGACGCACGCGACGCGACGCGAAACAGCGAACCGGcttttcctcttcttttattCCTGTGAGTATTACAAACTCATAACACACAAACACGGCTCGCGAAGCTTTATTTGAAGTATTCTCTAGAGTCTAATGTAACGTAACGTACAGTTTGAGTATCACTTTAGCTTTCAAGTAAATTAACCTACATTCTGTTGTTATTCAAGTGACAGCTTGCATTAACCTGCTCTAATATtgtttaatgtattataagtatGTCTAGTTTCATGAATAAACATTGCATTTATTATGCTTTTTAACTAAGTCATAGGCAGACTAGGCAGGACTGTTGATATGTTGTGTTCCTGTTCTCTGTAGCTGATTCCTGTCAAAGATGGTTCGAGAAACAGGTTTCTACGATCTGCTCGGCGTGAGTCCAAAAGCCTCGCTGGACGAGATCAAGAAGGCATATCGGAAACTGGCGCTGAAATATCACCCGGATAAAAACCCGAACGAAGGCGAGAAAGTAAGTGGAGACTTACTGGACACCGTATCATGTTTCACGTTGAGTGATAAATACAGCGACAGAAAAGAGTGGAACTTTCTGGAAGTGTCCCGAACAATCACGTGAGCTGCGTCATGCGTTTCTAAACATATGATCGCTTTGAGATCTATCCGCATTTATGGATGCAAATAATTCATGCTGGTtggcttttttttaattactatatatattttttatcttgtttttttttttatgttgttttatctGTTTTTACTTAGATATTTGTTAGAACTGTCTTTGAGAGGAAGAGACCAAACTGCCAATTGCCAAAAAtcaacacaaataaaaatcatggaggaaaaaaaaagaaatccaaaatattaaagtaagaaaaataaaaagtctgtgataaaatgacaaaaataataaatggttAAAGTTGGGGGGAAATTAAAAATCCTAATACAAAGTGTTGTAAAAAAAGCctaagtgaaaaaaaagaaaaaaaagaaaatgaattgaGGTAGAAAAAAAACGCTCAACAAGTGGCAAAGAAGAAAGGtaatctatataatatataataataatgataataatatcattttaaaatactaatactATACTTTTGTTAATTATTAAAGGAAAATACCTGACACAGGAAGGCTTTATGGCACTTAGGTCTTCAGTAGAACtcatttgaactgttattataTGCTCCATGGAAACTGATGCATGATGGGAAGTATttatgcatgcattattaaaatgagTACTATAAGTTTCCTTTCTATTCCACCAGTTTAAACTCATATCACAAGCCTACGAGGTCCTGTCAGATCCCAAAAAGCGGGATTTGTATGACCAAGGTGGTGAACAAGCCATAAAGGAAGGAGGCACGGGAGGAGGAGGATCTCCCATGGACATTTTCAACATGTTCTTTGGTGGCGGAGGCAGaatgcagagagaaagaaaaggtgAGACATTTATTTACTGCAGCAGGTGGCAGTGAGCAGCTGTGGTGTTTTGTAGCGTCCCCCCATGGGAAGTTAATGAAAGGTTTTGGGGGTCCTAAATATAGTTTGTGCACTTAAATGTTGGTTGCTAATACTGTTATCTTAACTTTTTCAGGTAAGAATGTGGTTCACCAGCTGGGAATCACACTGGAGGAATTGTACAATGGCTCAACCAGAAAACTTGGTCTTCAGAAGAATGTGATCTGTGAAAAATGTGATGGTAAGAAGTTCTACGGAGTTCGTTTAATTGGTAGATTGTTATAATAATATTGTAGTTCAAGACCCAATGGTGATTTAAATATATCATATGTAAATGATCTATCTTGCAGGTTATGGAGGCAAAAAAGGCGCAATTGAAAAATGCTCAACATGCAAAGGAAGAGGGGTTCAGGTCCAGGTGCAACAGATCGGACCGGGAATGATTCAGCAGATTCAGAGCATGTGCTCCGACTGCCAAGGACAGGGAGAGAGGTTCAACTCCAAGGACCGCTGCAAGAACTGCAATGGACACAAAGTAGAACGCAAGAAGAAGATTCTTGAAGTCCATATTGACAAAGGTAGAGGAACTTTGGATAATTCCAGGCCTTACTGCCTTCAAAAGTATTTTAGAAACATACTAATAATGGTCTTTGTCACAGGTATGAAGGACGGCCAGAAGATCACATTCCAAGGAGAAGGAGATCAAGAGCCTGGACTGGAGCCTGGTGATGTTATAATCGTACTCGACTTGAAAGAACACTCAGTCTTCCAAAGAAATAATGACAACCTGATCATGAAGATGAAGATCAAGCTGGTGGAAGCGCTCTGTGGGtttaaaaaaactgtttgtaCGCTAGATAACCGATTGTTGCTCATCCAATCAGCTCCAGGTATGTCCTATATACTATATTTTGTGAAGAATATTTGAGTCTATTATTTGAGaattatattttgatcaaattaaacatttaaagtatgaaataaatacatttggattcatctgaatttttattattttttcttttaggaaaagtAATCAGACCTAATGAtgtaaaatgtattcataatGAGGGAATGCCTTTGTATAGAGACCCTTATGAGAAAGGTCTTCTCATCATACAGTTTGAGGTAAGTTAGTACCGCGTGTTACACATTTGATCTGATTATATtactattatgttttattatttttattgcatcatggtttattttatttgacgtTGCTTCACATCTTCTAGAAACGAACAATAAATAGATGGCCTACTGCCaagttataaattaaaataattgaaaataagacaaattaattttaaatcagttttttgaTAATTAATAACCATACTATTATATTGCTAATATATTGTATTCTTTTACCGTTTGTGTTTAAGTTTTCTTTGCATCTtctaagaacaaaaacaaaactaatttgGTATAAACGTATTTAAACATTAACTTAATGCATatcaaaatactgaaaataaataaaaattatgattattataatatttatttaaattttagttagcATCTTCTAGGAACAAAATAAATTGCTGTTAAAGAGAGCACTGCTAAAAGAAAAACAAGTTACTAATAAAACCTAATTAAATGCACATTAAAGCAATTTAATATAATGTGGGATTGTTTtgattattaatttcttaattgatattttatagtattttgcTTTGCAacctatattaaaaacaaattgtgtataaaaaccaaacaaaaaatgataataatagagGAAAAacttgtgtgaaagcaaacaatgATTAAATTGTAATTTGTGTTGAGCCGGTCATATCTTACAGAAGGCGTTCTGTTCCCTCAGATTGAGTTCCCTGATAAACATTGGCTACCTGAGCACATGCTGCCTGACCTGGAGAGGCTACTTCCTGTCAGAGATCACGTCATGATGTCAGATGATATGGAAGAGGTGGACCTGTGTGAAGTAGACTATGAAAGACAAAAGAGAAACTACGGTGGTGAAGCCTACGATGAAGACGAAGGTCCCAGGCATAGTGGCGTCCAGTGCCAGACTCAGTAAATCTCATGTATAAGAAACACTGGTGCAATTCTTGTGTGACTGCAAATATACACCAAATATTAGGCCAGTTACATTGAATTCTTGCCGAGCAATATGTACAGCAAGAATTTCCTCACCAAGCCTTATGAAACGGACCATTTTCTTGCCACCATTGGAATTCTTTGTGAAGTTTCTGATGAGGAGCCAggattattactttttttttgttggcaATTACCACCATAAATGAGTATCACCAGACATTTAATTAAAGCATCTATTTTGGATAAAACTGTCATTAATTTACAAATGAAATTTAGTAGTTTAAATTTGCATGTAAATGTATTCCGTATGTTTTAACCCGTTTACTTTTGTATAATAATCTGTCGATGTGCTTTGGTTGAGTGGGTGCTGTActtgtttttttgtcttgttttttttgccAGTTGAAAATctgtatttgtacattttttaagAATGTGACACACCATACATTTATTGTGTCGTTTCCTcccttaaaatgttttattgttcacaaataaaacatttaattaaatcccTTCTTTACACAACTGCCAAGTAAGTTAAAgcaatgaaattttttttataatttttataattttctagctaattgtatattatataaaacccTCACATCCAATttaaagtctggggtcagtaagattatgtatttttatttattttcaagaaaTCAATACATTTAATCAACAAGGatacatcaaattgaaaaagttaTGGTAAGGAAAAATccactttaaataaatgctgcttttgaATATTATATTCACAAAAAAGTCCTGAGAAAAAAATgggttccacaaaaataataagaacaACTGTTTCGATAATAGGAAACTAATTAGTAaattagaatgatctctgaaggatcatgtgactctgaagaatggagtaatgatgctgaaaattcagcatgcatcacagaaataaactacatCATATGatcttaatatttcacaatattactgtatttttcatcaaataaatacagacttGGTGAGCTAGAGAGACTTTCTGAAAATCTATACCCTCCCCAAACTTAAATGGTAGTGCAGATAGATATGAAAGGTTTCAGCAATAAAagataaatgttaaaaattacATAACATGACACAGAGGAGCTGAATATCATATGGGATgagaaattaaactgaaaatgcTGCACTGACTGTTTTCAATATATTTGTTTGGATTAAATTGCAGGATGCAATTGTATCATGCAAAAGAAACTGTATTAAGAAGCACTGAACTGATGGTAGAAAGAACCTGCCATGCACCATTCATAATCATATTTAAAGTTCATTCACTGTAATCAATGAAAAATTAAGGCATTAAGAAGTTGCACAAATCTTTGTATTCAAAGCATCACTTCATTTTCATTCTTCTCAGTGCTGCTTTCTTCTGAAAGAACAAcctatttgaaaaaagaaaatgcgtAGCTTGAGAAACTGGatcaaatattgtgatttatagtTACTTATGATTTAAAAGCACAACCCAGACCTGGATCTGTTTTACAATCATTCAGCAAATACACACCCTCGGTCAGTCTTGCTTTTCCTCCTGTGGGCTGGCAGAGCACTGTTGAACACCCGACGCACAACACAACCGTCTGCGCATGACTGAACACAGTCGTGATCTTATAACAACCTgtagggagagaaagagaaaagataaAATAAGTGTGATATATTACACATGATAAGGCAACCAAACCCTCTAAAGAAGATCTCAAACCTGGGCATTTTACATCCATGAAGTACGAGTTGGGACTCTGCACAAGCCTTTTCTTCTTATGCTGTCTTCTTTCAATATCAAAGGACGGGTTCAGCAGATCTTTGGCCAGCTGTTAAAATATAGTTCAA
It encodes:
- the LOC132133064 gene encoding small ribosomal subunit protein eS27-like; translated protein: MPLAKDLLNPSFDIERRQHKKKRLVQSPNSYFMDVKCPGCYKITTVFSHAQTVVLCVGCSTVLCQPTGGKARLTEGCSFRRKQH
- the LOC132133419 gene encoding dnaJ homolog subfamily A member 4-like isoform X2, whose translation is MDIFNMFFGGGGRMQRERKGKNVVHQLGITLEELYNGSTRKLGLQKNVICEKCDGYGGKKGAIEKCSTCKGRGVQVQVQQIGPGMIQQIQSMCSDCQGQGERFNSKDRCKNCNGHKVERKKKILEVHIDKGMKDGQKITFQGEGDQEPGLEPGDVIIVLDLKEHSVFQRNNDNLIMKMKIKLVEALCGFKKTVCTLDNRLLLIQSAPGKVIRPNDVKCIHNEGMPLYRDPYEKGLLIIQFEIEFPDKHWLPEHMLPDLERLLPVRDHVMMSDDMEEVDLCEVDYERQKRNYGGEAYDEDEGPRHSGVQCQTQ
- the LOC132133419 gene encoding dnaJ homolog subfamily A member 4-like isoform X1, giving the protein MVRETGFYDLLGVSPKASLDEIKKAYRKLALKYHPDKNPNEGEKFKLISQAYEVLSDPKKRDLYDQGGEQAIKEGGTGGGGSPMDIFNMFFGGGGRMQRERKGKNVVHQLGITLEELYNGSTRKLGLQKNVICEKCDGYGGKKGAIEKCSTCKGRGVQVQVQQIGPGMIQQIQSMCSDCQGQGERFNSKDRCKNCNGHKVERKKKILEVHIDKGMKDGQKITFQGEGDQEPGLEPGDVIIVLDLKEHSVFQRNNDNLIMKMKIKLVEALCGFKKTVCTLDNRLLLIQSAPGKVIRPNDVKCIHNEGMPLYRDPYEKGLLIIQFEIEFPDKHWLPEHMLPDLERLLPVRDHVMMSDDMEEVDLCEVDYERQKRNYGGEAYDEDEGPRHSGVQCQTQ